One Nitrospira sp. DNA segment encodes these proteins:
- a CDS encoding HDOD domain-containing protein: MPSSNAASESVFIDSIRPRLHQNLRPLFDESSRCLPILESTCQQILNHMGPQSNAVNLAQVISRDHGLTCKVLQVANSIAYSPQQTIVSVPHAVSWLGLDTVRSLVAAAHLVEQLQHWPVRQHEFRTLIAKSLLSATYAGELGMAIGYSQPGQLFTGALLYSIGDLAIAYQDPDLFLALQAISKKSKRPSECALQETRLIGIPRLTLAQALAQMWNLPDDLIELFRHPEELAMGHWQSGLQTYRGVVAGSIRLVEVLTGPASQTAIEEAKKTLQLGSRLSSGLFAELTIRAMDRGRQLIRSMGLAIDSSHEAMAPPPKEDATESLSHPPPIKGTLGKEQATLPPREESVAPVLAKPLETLQAFQDSLQAASDLNGLLGAFVQSLHRDAGFDRIGLALLNQNDSDLLVGRLVLGVAPPTPYLRSLSGSLSREHQFFLTVLKRADPFLVPNFLDRKAGILKHDFIEVWRPTSAIMAPLRVGAKPIGLIFCDRATTNQPVLSQDCQVFRLFFAQTTLGLNRLAGIL, translated from the coding sequence ATGCCTTCGTCAAACGCAGCCTCGGAATCGGTCTTCATCGACTCCATCCGCCCTCGCCTCCATCAGAACCTCAGACCTCTCTTCGATGAATCCAGCCGCTGTCTCCCAATTTTGGAATCAACTTGTCAGCAAATCCTGAATCACATGGGACCTCAGTCCAACGCCGTGAATCTTGCCCAGGTGATCAGCCGAGACCATGGGCTGACGTGCAAAGTTCTGCAAGTTGCGAACAGCATCGCCTACAGCCCACAGCAGACGATTGTCTCGGTTCCCCATGCTGTCAGTTGGCTCGGGCTCGACACCGTTCGGTCCCTCGTTGCTGCGGCACATCTTGTCGAACAGCTGCAACATTGGCCGGTTCGCCAACACGAGTTCCGAACCTTGATCGCCAAGTCTCTTCTCTCAGCGACCTATGCCGGCGAACTGGGAATGGCCATTGGATACTCACAGCCGGGGCAGTTGTTTACCGGCGCACTCCTCTATTCGATCGGGGACCTGGCCATCGCCTACCAGGACCCGGACCTCTTTCTTGCTCTCCAGGCTATTTCCAAGAAATCCAAGCGCCCGTCGGAATGTGCGCTTCAAGAGACGCGCCTCATTGGTATACCACGGCTGACCTTGGCCCAAGCGTTGGCCCAGATGTGGAACCTGCCGGACGATCTGATCGAGCTCTTCCGTCATCCAGAAGAACTGGCGATGGGGCATTGGCAAAGCGGGCTTCAAACCTACCGAGGTGTCGTCGCCGGGTCCATTCGGCTGGTCGAGGTGCTCACCGGTCCAGCCTCGCAAACCGCTATTGAGGAAGCCAAGAAAACTCTCCAGCTTGGAAGCAGACTCTCTTCTGGCCTATTCGCTGAGTTGACGATTCGGGCTATGGATCGGGGACGTCAACTCATCCGCTCCATGGGGTTGGCAATCGATTCTTCCCATGAAGCCATGGCACCACCACCCAAGGAGGACGCCACCGAATCACTCTCGCATCCGCCCCCCATCAAAGGCACGCTCGGCAAAGAGCAGGCAACGCTCCCACCGCGAGAGGAATCGGTTGCTCCCGTTCTGGCCAAGCCGCTTGAAACACTCCAAGCCTTTCAGGACTCGCTCCAAGCTGCAAGCGACCTCAACGGCCTACTCGGGGCTTTTGTGCAATCCCTACATCGGGATGCCGGATTTGACCGCATAGGCCTGGCGCTTCTGAACCAAAACGACAGTGATCTGCTGGTTGGAAGACTGGTGCTTGGTGTGGCACCTCCGACACCCTACCTCCGGTCCCTTTCAGGTTCACTGAGCCGAGAGCATCAGTTTTTTCTCACGGTTCTCAAGCGGGCCGATCCATTCCTCGTTCCCAACTTTTTAGACCGGAAGGCCGGGATTCTGAAACATGATTTTATCGAGGTCTGGAGACCGACGTCGGCGATCATGGCGCCGTTGCGGGTTGGAGCAAAACCGATTGGGCTCATCTTCTGTGATCGAGCAACCACCAACCAACCGGTATTATCTCAAGACTGCCAGGTATTCCGGCTGTTTTTCGCCCAGACGACGTTGGGTCTGAATCGATTGGCCGGCATACTGTAG